One Methanobacterium sp. genomic window, AACCTTAAAAGGATTTGGAAAATTTCCTGCCCAGGAAATCATTGAAACATTTGGTGTAAAAAACCAGCAGGATGAAAAACTTAAAGATGCTACAAATGAACTTTACAAACTTGAACATGCTAAAGGGATTATTTCTGAGCATATTGAAGATTATAATGGATTATCGGTACAGAAGGCAAGGGATGAAATTATAAATGACCTTGTTGAATCAGGTAAGGGAGATCTAATGCATGATTTTGCAGAAAGACCAGTTATCTGCAGATGCGGGACAAAAGCAGTTGTTAAGATCCTTGAAGACCAGTGGTTCCTTAAATATTCGGATGAAAAATGGAAAAAGCTTGCAATGGACTGCTTGGAACAGGAAAATATAGTACCGCAGGAAGTAAGGGCAAATTTCGAATATTACATTGGCTGGTTAGATGATTGGGCATGTTCAAGAAGAATAGGTCTTGGAACAAAACTTCCATGGGATAAACAATGGCTAATAGAGCCTTTAAGTGATTCCACAATTTACATGGCATATTATGCAATAGCAAAATACATGAAAGACATTAATCCTGATGATCTTGATGATTCATTCTTTGATGATGTGTATCTGGATAAAGGTAACTATTCCGGTAGTATTGATGATGAATTATTTAATGACATTAAAAATGAGTTCAATTACTGGTACCCTCTAAACTGGAGGCTTTCAGCTAAAGATCTTGTTGGAAATCACCTTTCATTCCATATTTTCCATCACTCTGCAATATTCCCAGAAGATAAATGGCCTAAAGGAATTGTAGTATTTGGAATGGGTCTTCTTGAGGGAAATAAAATGTCCTCTTCAAAAGGAAATGTCATACTCCTTGAAGATGCCATAAAAACCCATGGTGCAGACGTTGTAAGACTATTTTTAATGGCATCAGCCGAACCATGGCAGGATTTTGACTGGAGAGAAAATGAAGTAAAAGGAATTAAAAGACGTCTTGAATGGTTTTCAGAGTTTGCAGACCGCATAGTAGATATAAAAGGCTCTTCAATATCTTTAAAATCATTCGAATTAGGAGAAATTAAAAAGCCAGTAAACAAATGGCTTTTAAGTCAGGTCAATATGAGAATTAAAGATGCTACTGAAGCACTTGAAGGATTTCAGACAAGAAAAGCGCTTCAGGAAGCATTATTCCTGTTTAAAAAAGACTTAGATCATTACTTCCACAGAATAGAACAGGATCCTGAAGGAGAAAGAAAAGAAATATCAAACACTTTAATTTATGTGTTAAGCAACTGGATTCGTCTTATGGCTCCATTCACACCTCATACGTGTGAAGAACTGTGGAGCAGGATTGAAGGGGATGGATTTGTTTCATGTGCTGAATGGCCGGAATATGATTCTGATTTAATTGATGAAAAAGTCCAGAAAGCTGAAGAGATAGTACAGGGACTTGCAAATGATATCAACGAAATTAAAAAGATAATTGATACTCAGCCAGAGAAAATACACGTTTATATTTCTCCTGATTGGAAATGGAAAGTCTTTGAAATTGCAAAGGAAATTGGAAGGCCTGATATTGGGCAAATTATGGGAAGATCAATAAAGCAGAATCTGCACGATGATAAAAAAGAAATTGCTGAGTTTGCAAAAAAAATAGCCAGAGAAGTGACAAAAACGAAATATGTGGGTAAACTTGATGAATATTCAATCATTAGGGACTCTTTAGATTTCCTTTCACGTGAAGTAGGTGCTGAAGTAGTTGTATATGATGAACCAACCTATGATCCACAAAATAAATCAAAAAATGCAATACCTTACAAGCCCGCTATTTATATGGAGTAAATTATTTGCTCTATTTTCTTTTTAAATTCTTAATTTATTTTTAATTATTTATTTTTCCAAAAAACTCTTTTTTAATATTTATGATAAAATATAATAAATATCATACAAATATTATAATTGGTGATAATATATGCTGTCAAAAATTCCCATTGATATGAAGAAGGTTAGAGAAGAGGATATTACCAAGGAAGTTCTTCGAGTAGCTGTAATTGCAGAATTAGATGCTATAAACCTCTATGAAGAGCTTGCATCTGTTGTAGAGGATGAAAAAATCAGAATGGTCTTTATGGACGTTGCAAAGGAAGAAAAAACCCATGCTGGCGAATTCATGACCATGCTTTTAAAAGAAGATAAAGAACAGGTTAAAGAACTTGAAGAAGGTAAAAAAGAAGTAGAAGAGTTAATAGGGCAAAAATAAAATTTATGAAGTGTTAAGTATATTTCACTCTTTAATGTAGTTGTTAAGAACTCCAATCCCTTCAATCTCTGCTTCAACAGTATCTCCAACATTCATTGGTCCAACGCCCGGAGGAGTTCCTGTTGCAATCACATCACCGGGTTTAAGGGTCATTATATTTGAAACGAATTCAACCAGTTCATAAACATTAAATATCATATTTTTCGTGTTTGATTTTTGTTTAAATTCTCCATTAAGCTTTAATGATATGTTGAGATTTGAAGAATCTAATTCAGTTTCAATGCACGGCCCAATAGGGGCAAATGTATCAAAACTCTTCGCACGTGTCCATTGAATATCCTTCTTCTGCAAGTCACGTGCTGTAACATCGTTAAAGATAGTATATCCTCCAATAAACTCCCGGGCATCAGATACATTTCTGGCTTCTTTTGAAATAACAATTCCCAGTTCTGCCTCATAATCAACCTGATTTGAGCAATCTGGATAAATAATACTATCTAAATGACCTATTACAGCAGTAGGTGGTTTTAGAAATATAACTGGTTCATCTGGAAGTTCCATTTTAAGTTCTTTTGCATGATCTTTATAATTCAAGCCCACACAAACTACTTTAGATGGGGATACAGGAGAATTTATCTTTACATCTTCTACATTGTAAATTCTGTCTTTCTTAAACTTTTCAATATTTGAAGAATTAATTGCTTCTATAACTGGACAGGAAAGCTCTGTAATACCTATTTCTTCCATTAGCCCGGTTTTTTCCTTTCCATCTGCTGTAAATTGTATAATTTTCATTAATTCACCTGATTACTTTTATGAGTTATTTAGGTATCTGAAAGATAAATTAAATAAAATTAACATTTTTAATCTAGATGTGAAATAATTAAATTAGTAATTTCAGCCCAGAAAATAAATAATTGGGAATTAGTACCCAATTTCAAGTTATTCTGTAATATTATTTGTTTTTTCTTCTTTAATTTTCCCATCAAGCACAGTTATAATCCTGTCAGCCATATTGGCCACATATGGTTCATGTGTTACCATAACAAGGGTTACATTTTCTTTTTTGTGTAAATCTTTAAGAAGACTTAAGATTATATCTCCAGTCTTTGAATCTAAGGCTCCTGTTGGTTCATCAGCTAGGATAATGGACGGATGATTTACCAGCGCCCTTGCAATTGCTACACGCTGCCTCTCTCCTCCAGAAAGCTTTGTAGGCTTTTGATTAATTTTATCTTCAAGCCCAACCGATCTTAATAGTTCCAGCGCTCTTTCTTTCATTTTTTTACCTGAAACTGGAGTTTCAAACATGGGAATTTGCACATTTTCAAGCACGGTAAGATTTGGAATTAGATTATGCAACTGGAATACAAATCCAATTTCATTTGCTCTAAATTCGCTTAAATCTTTTTTATGCATTAAATCGATACCTGCAACGTTTATTGATCCTTTATCTCCCTTATCCAGCGCGCCAATCATGTTAAGGAGGGTTGATTTTCCTGAACCCGAAGGTCCAATTATGGAAACAAATTCTCCTTTTTTAATTTCAAGATCAATGCCATTCAATGCCTTTACCGTTCCATTATCATAACTTTTTTTTAGATTCTTTATTTCAATGATGTTTTCGCTGTTATTCATAGCGCAACGCCTCCGTTGGTGCTAATCTGCTTGCCCTGTAAGCAGGATAAATTCCCCCAATTATTCCAACAAGTAATGCTATTCCCAAAGCCCTTATGAAAAGTTCAAGTGAGTATGCAGGTTCAAGTATGCCCTGGGTTGAGGGGGTAATGGATAAAAGCACTTCCACACCAACGATACCTACTATTATTCCCACTAATGCAGCAATCAGGGTAAGCACAATAGATTCTCCAAGAATCATTCCAAGTATCCTTCTGCTCTTCCAGCCTACTGCTTTTAAAACTCCAATTTCTCTTGTTCTCTCATAGACAGACATTATCATGGTATTTATGACTCCTACTCCTCCAATAATGATTGCAAGGAGTGAAATTGCCCATGTGGCTGTGTCTATGAAACTTAAACCCTGATTTATCCTTCCCATCTGATCAGCGGCAGTTGTTGTGGATAATTCGTCTGGGTATGCATTTTCAATTGCATTACCTACTTCTGTGGCATTTGCATTATCATTTATTTTCACTGCTATTGTAGTGACTTCATTTTCACTATTAGTTAAGTTTTGAAGCTTGTTTAATGAAATGTAAGCTCCAGCATCAGTTATAAAATTTCCTGATTCATATATTCCTGTAATTTTGAAATCCCTATTGAAAATGGTGATTGTATCTCCAACAGTCTTATTAAGGTTTTGAGCAGCTGTTTTACCAATAATTATTTCGTTCGCGTCACTATCTGAAAATGATTTTCCGTTAATGCTGTCTATTCCCACCAGGTTAAGCTTATCGCTGTTTATACCGTTTACTATAAATCCGCCTGGTCCAAAACTCGAACTTGAACCTTCTTCAAGGCGCACATTTGTTCTTAAAATTCCCGTAGTATCTTTAATACCACTTACATTCCTTATATCTGTTACATATGCTTCATCAATACTTCCTGACATGAAACCGTCTGTACCTGCTTGAATTACAGTTATCTCAGCACCCCCTGCTTTGAGAGTACTTTCTGTAGATTCCTTAAGTCCGTCAGTAATAAGTCCTAAAGCTACAATGGTAGCAATTCCAATTGCAATTCCAATAATTGCAAGGGAAGTTCTTGTTTTATTTCTAAATGGATTTTTTACAATCAATCCAATATAGTTCATGATTAGATCTCCTCTTAAATGAATAATTAATCTATCATTCCATCATGTCCTTTAAAAAGGAATATTTAAGTAATTATTTCAAAATTAATTGCAAATTTGTTACAAATTATATACAAATTGTTTTTAATCATACAAAAAATTAATGGAAATTCAATTTTTGTGGATTATATGGCGGGGGATTAAAAATTTTTTAATAGTCCCAAGTTATTTTTAGAAGTATAGCAAGCGCTATAAATTCTATAATACTTCCTATAATTATAGGTCTTCCATGTCTGTCTGTTAATGTATCAATATCAAAGGTTAAAAAACCAATAGTGAGAATACTTTTGAGTAAAAGTAATGAAGCAAAGAGTATAAGTCCTGCAGTAAATCCAATTTTTATTTGCCTGTAACTTTTAATATAAAGATACAGTAATCCTAATAAAAGGACAATATTTCCAATCTCTATTCCCATGACTGCAATTTTAATTGCTGAATATCCAAATAGTTCTAATGCCATATAAATCCCTTATTATTTATTTTTCATCTTCACTTGTTTCCAGATGGTTTCAAAATCATTATAGTTTTTTCCCATGCTTTCTGAGAGAAAATACATTTTACCATACTTTTCTCCAGCAGATTTAACTATATTGCTATCTTCTAAAATCTTAATGTGGTGTCTGATAGTCCTATAATTCACATTTAACGTTTCTGCAAGTTGATGTGCATTGTAAGGTTGCTCATTTAACTTTTTAATAATTTTGGCACGATTTACACCCCCTCTTGTACCAAGAATCAGCCACCACAACACTTTTTTCATAATGAATCACTATAAAATTTTAATTGTAATCCAAATTTGATTTCTTTAGAATATAATTATTAGCCCATTAACAGTCATGTCAAATTATATCTTAGATTTAA contains:
- a CDS encoding winged helix-turn-helix domain-containing protein, which translates into the protein MKKVLWWLILGTRGGVNRAKIIKKLNEQPYNAHQLAETLNVNYRTIRHHIKILEDSNIVKSAGEKYGKMYFLSESMGKNYNDFETIWKQVKMKNK
- a CDS encoding ABC transporter ATP-binding protein yields the protein MNNSENIIEIKNLKKSYDNGTVKALNGIDLEIKKGEFVSIIGPSGSGKSTLLNMIGALDKGDKGSINVAGIDLMHKKDLSEFRANEIGFVFQLHNLIPNLTVLENVQIPMFETPVSGKKMKERALELLRSVGLEDKINQKPTKLSGGERQRVAIARALVNHPSIILADEPTGALDSKTGDIILSLLKDLHKKENVTLVMVTHEPYVANMADRIITVLDGKIKEEKTNNITE
- a CDS encoding ABC transporter permease; the encoded protein is MNYIGLIVKNPFRNKTRTSLAIIGIAIGIATIVALGLITDGLKESTESTLKAGGAEITVIQAGTDGFMSGSIDEAYVTDIRNVSGIKDTTGILRTNVRLEEGSSSSFGPGGFIVNGINSDKLNLVGIDSINGKSFSDSDANEIIIGKTAAQNLNKTVGDTITIFNRDFKITGIYESGNFITDAGAYISLNKLQNLTNSENEVTTIAVKINDNANATEVGNAIENAYPDELSTTTAADQMGRINQGLSFIDTATWAISLLAIIIGGVGVINTMIMSVYERTREIGVLKAVGWKSRRILGMILGESIVLTLIAALVGIIVGIVGVEVLLSITPSTQGILEPAYSLELFIRALGIALLVGIIGGIYPAYRASRLAPTEALRYE
- the leuS gene encoding leucine--tRNA ligase; the protein is MTDHNIELKWQKKWADSGLFESNPDNREKIFLTVAYPYPSGAMHIGHGRTYTVPDVYARFKRMQGYNVLFPMGWHVTGAPVIGIAKRIARKDHWTLDIYKNVHKVPEEELSKFTDPEYIVKYFSSEYHDVMQHLGYSIDWRREFRTTDPHYQKFIEWQFRQLKNKGFIGKGEHPVKYCPGCENPVGDHDLLEGEGVGINELTLVKFEMDGYYFVAATFRPETLFGATNLWINPDEEYIKIDIHGENWIISKKAYDNIVHQKKDIKIIEDVNTPEMIGKYVKNPVTGGEHIILPASFVDPEYASGVVYSVPAHAPADYIALKDLKENKELLEKYGLKEKVQKIIPINVVTLKGFGKFPAQEIIETFGVKNQQDEKLKDATNELYKLEHAKGIISEHIEDYNGLSVQKARDEIINDLVESGKGDLMHDFAERPVICRCGTKAVVKILEDQWFLKYSDEKWKKLAMDCLEQENIVPQEVRANFEYYIGWLDDWACSRRIGLGTKLPWDKQWLIEPLSDSTIYMAYYAIAKYMKDINPDDLDDSFFDDVYLDKGNYSGSIDDELFNDIKNEFNYWYPLNWRLSAKDLVGNHLSFHIFHHSAIFPEDKWPKGIVVFGMGLLEGNKMSSSKGNVILLEDAIKTHGADVVRLFLMASAEPWQDFDWRENEVKGIKRRLEWFSEFADRIVDIKGSSISLKSFELGEIKKPVNKWLLSQVNMRIKDATEALEGFQTRKALQEALFLFKKDLDHYFHRIEQDPEGERKEISNTLIYVLSNWIRLMAPFTPHTCEELWSRIEGDGFVSCAEWPEYDSDLIDEKVQKAEEIVQGLANDINEIKKIIDTQPEKIHVYISPDWKWKVFEIAKEIGRPDIGQIMGRSIKQNLHDDKKEIAEFAKKIAREVTKTKYVGKLDEYSIIRDSLDFLSREVGAEVVVYDEPTYDPQNKSKNAIPYKPAIYME
- a CDS encoding ferritin family protein produces the protein MLSKIPIDMKKVREEDITKEVLRVAVIAELDAINLYEELASVVEDEKIRMVFMDVAKEEKTHAGEFMTMLLKEDKEQVKELEEGKKEVEELIGQK
- a CDS encoding fumarylacetoacetate hydrolase family protein; the protein is MKIIQFTADGKEKTGLMEEIGITELSCPVIEAINSSNIEKFKKDRIYNVEDVKINSPVSPSKVVCVGLNYKDHAKELKMELPDEPVIFLKPPTAVIGHLDSIIYPDCSNQVDYEAELGIVISKEARNVSDAREFIGGYTIFNDVTARDLQKKDIQWTRAKSFDTFAPIGPCIETELDSSNLNISLKLNGEFKQKSNTKNMIFNVYELVEFVSNIMTLKPGDVIATGTPPGVGPMNVGDTVEAEIEGIGVLNNYIKE